A window of Xylophilus sp. GW821-FHT01B05 contains these coding sequences:
- a CDS encoding cation:proton antiporter translates to MGNLVTIWAEWLRPSAGLVTVQWSLLLAVATIAGYLVQRYIGLPKVVGYSLVGGLAGFAGFTGAVWPLSGTGLFVLELAIAVVLFEAGGRIPLRWFRHNPMVLAQSIAESTLTYVAVNLGLQWLGMPAAVAHPLALVAVAASPAVLMRVAMDVRASGPVTDRAMVLATLSTLYALSLGTVQAELEQRQQLHLLDSLQPVALLVGLSIIVGAALAFSLRLALKVMSPASENTSILLLALIAAATGIASHLGGSAPIAALLGGMLLKQFSPRPWAWPRQMGTAASLLTMMMFVLVSVVAAQVDWTMQVAGLVLALVALRGLAKVIGVALGNIGSGASWRQALWVGCAMSPMSSIALLIASQFALMQGSTGRMIAQTALPAILLMELLGAVIATVALHRAGEASQPWLPQWRGRDNTAALPSEGEERDA, encoded by the coding sequence ATGGGTAACCTCGTAACCATCTGGGCCGAATGGCTGCGCCCCTCGGCCGGCCTGGTGACCGTGCAGTGGTCACTGCTGCTGGCCGTGGCCACCATTGCCGGCTACCTGGTGCAGCGCTATATCGGCCTGCCCAAGGTCGTGGGCTATTCGCTGGTCGGCGGGCTGGCGGGTTTCGCCGGCTTTACCGGCGCTGTCTGGCCGCTCAGCGGCACCGGCCTGTTCGTGCTGGAGCTGGCCATCGCGGTGGTGCTGTTCGAAGCCGGCGGCCGCATTCCGCTGCGCTGGTTCCGCCACAACCCGATGGTGCTGGCGCAGAGCATTGCCGAATCAACGCTGACCTATGTCGCCGTGAACCTGGGCCTGCAATGGCTGGGCATGCCGGCTGCGGTGGCGCACCCGCTGGCGCTGGTAGCCGTGGCCGCGTCACCCGCCGTGCTGATGCGCGTGGCGATGGACGTGCGCGCCTCCGGCCCGGTGACCGACCGCGCCATGGTGCTGGCCACGCTCAGCACGCTCTATGCGCTGTCGCTGGGCACGGTGCAGGCCGAGCTGGAGCAGCGCCAGCAGCTGCACCTGCTCGACAGCCTGCAGCCGGTGGCGCTGCTGGTGGGGCTGTCGATCATCGTTGGCGCGGCGCTGGCTTTTTCTTTGCGGCTGGCGCTGAAGGTGATGAGCCCGGCCAGCGAGAACACCTCGATCCTGCTGCTGGCGCTGATTGCGGCGGCCACCGGCATTGCCTCGCACCTGGGCGGCTCGGCGCCCATTGCCGCGCTGCTGGGCGGCATGCTGCTCAAGCAGTTCAGCCCGCGGCCCTGGGCCTGGCCGCGGCAGATGGGCACGGCTGCATCGCTGCTGACCATGATGATGTTCGTGCTGGTGTCCGTGGTGGCCGCGCAGGTCGACTGGACCATGCAGGTCGCCGGCCTGGTGCTGGCGCTGGTGGCCTTGCGCGGGCTGGCCAAGGTGATTGGCGTGGCGCTGGGCAATATCGGCAGCGGCGCCAGTTGGCGCCAGGCGCTGTGGGTGGGCTGCGCGATGTCGCCGATGTCGTCCATTGCGCTGTTGATCGCCTCGCAGTTCGCGCTGATGCAGGGCAGCACCGGCCGCATGATCGCGCAGACCGCGCTGCCGGCCATTCTGCTGATGGAGCTGCTGGGCGCGGTGATTGCCACCGTGGCGCTGCACCGCGCGGGCGAGGCCTCGCAGCCCTGGCTGCCGCAGTGGCGCGGCCGGGATAACACGGCCGCACTGCCCTCTGAAGGAGAAGAACGTGACGCTTGA